One window of the Aptenodytes patagonicus chromosome 5, bAptPat1.pri.cur, whole genome shotgun sequence genome contains the following:
- the LOC143161124 gene encoding dimethylaniline monooxygenase [N-oxide-forming] 4-like isoform X1 produces MVRRVAVIGAGVGGLASVKCCLDEGLEPTCFERSEDIGGLWRYADSMDGGRVSVYRSVITNTSKEMSCFSDFPCPEDFPSFLPHSLLLEYFRMYARHFDLLRHIHFKTTALSVRKCPDFATSGQWEVVTETGGVRESHIFDAVMVCTGHYQEPYLPLASFPGINTCFKGQYLHSREYKDVEAFRGKRVLVVGIGNTGGDLSVELSRVAAKVFLSSRSSTWVFSRVSDHGFPFDMVSTTRFNHFLDWLLPSALTKRIRFRKFNSWFNHANYGLASTKSSNFKVIINEELPFCLLSGTIVLKPNVKEFTKSSAVFEDGTTEENIDVVLFATGYIFSFPFLEESVRSLFDDNRSLYKRIFPPQLEKPTLAIIGLVQLTGSVMVGAEMQARWVTGIFAGWNKLPPASRMMADVLKKKPPVKRNPSERENLKISFISYTDEIASCAGVKPSVLRLLLTDPRLALAVFFGPCTPYQYRLVGRGKWSGARNAILTQWQRTLKPLRTRVVDDSSNGSNSWCWMCLLVLPVALTAGFLLSKYPQLGWSPWAGPQL; encoded by the exons ATGGTGCGGCGTGTGGCCGTTATCGGGGCCGGCGTCGGCGGGTTGGCCTCCGTCAAGTGCTGCCTGGACGAGGGGCTGGAGCCTACCTGCTTTGAGAGAAGCGAGGACATCGGGGGGCTCTGGCGCTATGCG GACTCCATGGATGGTGGGAGGGTCAGCGTGTACCGCTCGGTCATCACCAACACCTCCAAGGAGATGTCCTGCTTCAGCGACTTCCCCTGCCCGGAGGATTTTCCCAGTTTCCTaccccacagcctcctcctggagTACTTTCGGATGTACGCCCGGCACTTCGACCTCCTGCGGCACATACACTTCAAG ACGACAGCTCTCAGCGTGAGGAAGTGCCCAGATTTCGCCACCTCGGGCCAGTGGGAGGTGGTCACTGAGACCGGTGGCGTCCGGGAGTCGCACATTTTCGATGCCGTCATGGTTTGCACCGGCCATTACCAGGAGCCCTACTTACCATTGGCTTCTTTCCCAG GTATCAACACTTGCTTCAAAGGCCAGTACCTCCACAGCCGGGAATACAAAGATGTGGAGGCTTTCCGGGGAAAGCGGGTCCTTGTGGTCGGCATTGGCAACACCGGCGGCGACCTCTCTGTGGAGCTGAGCCGCGTGGCTGCAAAG GTGTTCCTCAGCTCCAGGAGCAGCACATGGGTGTTCAGCCGGGTCTCAGATCATGGCTTCCCCTTCGACATGGTCAGCACCACCCGCTTCAACCACTTTCTCGACTGGCTTCTCCCATCAGCCCTCACAAAGAGGATCAGGTTTCGGAAGTTCAATTCGTGGTTTAACCACGCGAACTATGGCTTGGCTTCCACCAAAAG CTCCAACTTTAAGGTAATTATCAACGAAGAGCTGCCATTTTGTCTCCTCTCTGGGACCATTGTATTGAAGCCAAATGTGAAGGAGTTCACCAAAAGCTCTGCTGTTTTTGAAGACGGGACAACCGAAGAAAACATCGATGTGGTGCTCTTTGCCACGGGCTACATCTTCTCATTTCCCTTCCTTGAAGAGTCGGTTCGCAGCCTCTTTGATGACAACCGTTCCCTCTATAAACGCatctttcctccccagctggaaaAGCCGACATTGGCCATCATCGGCTTAGTCCAGCTGACCGGCTCTGTGATGGTGGGAGCAGAAATGCAGGCTCGCTGGGTGACAGGGATCTTTGCAG GCTGGAACAAGCTCCCTCCCGCCAGCAGGATGATGGCTGATGTTTTGAAGAAGAAGCCACCGGTCAAAAG GAATCCATCTGAGAGGGAGAACCTGAAGATAAGTTTTATCAGCTACACCGATGAAATTGCTTCGTGTGCTGGCGTAAAGCCCAGCGTGCTGAGGCTGCTCCTGACAGACCCTCGGCTGGCCCTGGCCGTCTTCTTCGGCCCCTGCACACCCTACCAGTACCGATTGGTGGGACGGGGGAAGTGGAGCGGTGCCAGAAATGCCATCCTGACTCAGTGGCAGCGGACGCTGAAGCCCTTGAGAACTCGGGTGGTGGATGACTCCTCCAATGGCTCCAACAGCTGGTGCTGGATGTGCCTCCTGGTCCTGCCGGTGGCTCTCACAGCAGGTTTCCTCCTTTCTAAATAcccccagctgggctggagccCCTGGGCAGGTCCCCAGCTGTAG
- the LOC143161124 gene encoding dimethylaniline monooxygenase [N-oxide-forming] 4-like isoform X2: MVRRVAVIGAGVGGLASVKCCLDEGLEPTCFERSEDIGGLWRYADSMDGGRVSVYRSVITNTSKEMSCFSDFPCPEDFPSFLPHSLLLEYFRMYARHFDLLRHIHFKVFLSSRSSTWVFSRVSDHGFPFDMVSTTRFNHFLDWLLPSALTKRIRFRKFNSWFNHANYGLASTKSSNFKVIINEELPFCLLSGTIVLKPNVKEFTKSSAVFEDGTTEENIDVVLFATGYIFSFPFLEESVRSLFDDNRSLYKRIFPPQLEKPTLAIIGLVQLTGSVMVGAEMQARWVTGIFAGWNKLPPASRMMADVLKKKPPVKRNPSERENLKISFISYTDEIASCAGVKPSVLRLLLTDPRLALAVFFGPCTPYQYRLVGRGKWSGARNAILTQWQRTLKPLRTRVVDDSSNGSNSWCWMCLLVLPVALTAGFLLSKYPQLGWSPWAGPQL, encoded by the exons ATGGTGCGGCGTGTGGCCGTTATCGGGGCCGGCGTCGGCGGGTTGGCCTCCGTCAAGTGCTGCCTGGACGAGGGGCTGGAGCCTACCTGCTTTGAGAGAAGCGAGGACATCGGGGGGCTCTGGCGCTATGCG GACTCCATGGATGGTGGGAGGGTCAGCGTGTACCGCTCGGTCATCACCAACACCTCCAAGGAGATGTCCTGCTTCAGCGACTTCCCCTGCCCGGAGGATTTTCCCAGTTTCCTaccccacagcctcctcctggagTACTTTCGGATGTACGCCCGGCACTTCGACCTCCTGCGGCACATACACTTCAAG GTGTTCCTCAGCTCCAGGAGCAGCACATGGGTGTTCAGCCGGGTCTCAGATCATGGCTTCCCCTTCGACATGGTCAGCACCACCCGCTTCAACCACTTTCTCGACTGGCTTCTCCCATCAGCCCTCACAAAGAGGATCAGGTTTCGGAAGTTCAATTCGTGGTTTAACCACGCGAACTATGGCTTGGCTTCCACCAAAAG CTCCAACTTTAAGGTAATTATCAACGAAGAGCTGCCATTTTGTCTCCTCTCTGGGACCATTGTATTGAAGCCAAATGTGAAGGAGTTCACCAAAAGCTCTGCTGTTTTTGAAGACGGGACAACCGAAGAAAACATCGATGTGGTGCTCTTTGCCACGGGCTACATCTTCTCATTTCCCTTCCTTGAAGAGTCGGTTCGCAGCCTCTTTGATGACAACCGTTCCCTCTATAAACGCatctttcctccccagctggaaaAGCCGACATTGGCCATCATCGGCTTAGTCCAGCTGACCGGCTCTGTGATGGTGGGAGCAGAAATGCAGGCTCGCTGGGTGACAGGGATCTTTGCAG GCTGGAACAAGCTCCCTCCCGCCAGCAGGATGATGGCTGATGTTTTGAAGAAGAAGCCACCGGTCAAAAG GAATCCATCTGAGAGGGAGAACCTGAAGATAAGTTTTATCAGCTACACCGATGAAATTGCTTCGTGTGCTGGCGTAAAGCCCAGCGTGCTGAGGCTGCTCCTGACAGACCCTCGGCTGGCCCTGGCCGTCTTCTTCGGCCCCTGCACACCCTACCAGTACCGATTGGTGGGACGGGGGAAGTGGAGCGGTGCCAGAAATGCCATCCTGACTCAGTGGCAGCGGACGCTGAAGCCCTTGAGAACTCGGGTGGTGGATGACTCCTCCAATGGCTCCAACAGCTGGTGCTGGATGTGCCTCCTGGTCCTGCCGGTGGCTCTCACAGCAGGTTTCCTCCTTTCTAAATAcccccagctgggctggagccCCTGGGCAGGTCCCCAGCTGTAG